From Penicillium psychrofluorescens genome assembly, chromosome: 1, one genomic window encodes:
- a CDS encoding uncharacterized protein (ID:PFLUO_002133-T1.cds;~source:funannotate) encodes MSMNAGGLAQMTYNSSFNNGNSLGVPSSGFASRGKGSHIKRLSMPPQVATIDEFQTQVPISTPRTSRSHLLAGLRTAPRSATIPSQHQQRNGMDSGRQYGLSNRGTDRVPQTATGTGFSQPMYATNQTQQNRPMYMLPEQVLAPPIIDMGGDQSVDENMYAELMSTNLFLAAQQQRLQQQLISVTAAAQQFQGLNLGGMHVPQQQSVPSLSLPGMGFYQQQLQQGVQPIVQPVPGQPGLFSVFNPLTGQQSYIMDNGSREDSSPQFQTRSPVPQVPQFRAEISPPAESAQSPMHFPQQPVSPPNGTPSPPYENSNAFRRAHKKNPSFNPALKTNIDTTKANVGFGPRSAAFPPTPATGTFGPGQNRAGEHPIRQPRGPPSLEDLVAKPTSKHEGSKNFATRQRRRAVHNLVRAGLERRGDNRSFGYNSSGGTNTPASEKEFTFSDGDDATVRSGSLSSKPSLGSLRAVANGAIGSERKEKSGKDRKSPESPFHSATPTSEDGYFSSKLADARSGQVSASSSGTSSPSVAAVVAGQGPVAQAPERRKTPMLVLSSAEKRKTPIM; translated from the coding sequence ATGAGTATGAACGCTGGCGGTCTTGCTCAAATGACGTACAACTCTTCTTTCAACAATGGCAATTCCCTCGGCGTTCCAAGCTCCGGCTTCGCCTCGCGAGGGAAGGGCTCCCACATCAAGCGCCTGAGTATGCCTCCCCAGGTAGCCACCATCGACGAGTTCCAGACGCAGGTCCCAATCTCTACGCCTCGCACCAGCCGCTCGCATCTCTTGGCTGGATTGCGCACTGCGCCCCGATCCGCGACAATTCCCtcccagcaccagcagcgcaaTGGCATGGACAGCGGTCGGCAGTATGGTCTGTCTAACCGTGGTACTGATCGTGTGCCTCAGACTGCGACCGGCACTGGATTCTCGCAGCCCATGTACGCCACGAACCAGACTCAACAAAACCGACCGATGTACATGCTGCCCGAACAGGTGCTTGCCCCTCCGATAATCGATATGGGCGGCGACCAGTCCGTGGATGAAAACATGTACGCGGAATTGATGTCGACCAATCTCTTTCTGGcggcacagcagcagcgcctACAACAGCAGTTGATCAGCGTGACGGCTGCGGCTCAGCAATTCCAAGGTCTGAATCTGGGTGGCATGCACGTGCCTCAGCAGCAATCTGTTccttcgctctctcttcctggCATGGGTTTCTATCAACAGCAACTTCAGCAAGGTGTGCAGCCCATTGTGCAGCCGGTTCCTGGACAGCCGGGCCTATTTTCAGTCTTCAACCCTCTGACCGGCCAGCAAAGCTACATCATGGACAATGGTTCCCGGGAGGATAGCTCGCCCCAGTTTCAGACCCGATCCCCTGTCCCGCAGGTGCCCCAGTTCCGTGCAGAGATCTCTCCTCCGGCGGAGTCCGCACAGTCGCCGATGCACTTCCCGCAGCAGCCCGTCTCTCCTCCGAATGGcactccatctccgccgtATGAGAACTCTAACGCGTTCCGCCGCGCGCACAAGAAGAATCCGTCGTTCAACCCTGCTTTGAAGACTAACATCGACACCACCAAAGCGAACGTCGGGTTCggtcctcgatctgctgcttTCCCGCCCACGCCGGCCACTGGAACATTTGGACCGGGTCAAAATCGTGCCGGTGAGCACCCTATCCGTCAGCCTCGTGGACCGCCTtcgctcgaggatctcgtgGCCAAGCCGACCTCCAAGCACGAGGGTAGCAAGAACTTCGCAACCCGTCAACGGCGCCGCGCCGTTCATAACCTCGTCCGCGCAGGACTCGAGCGTCGCGGCGATAATCGCAGCTTCGGATACAACAGTAGCGGAGGTACGAACACGCCAGCGAGCGAGAAAGAATTCACGTTTTCAGACGGAGATGATGCCACTGTCCGCAGCGGTAGCCTCTCCAGCAAACCCAGTCTGGGCAGTCTGCGCGCAGTGGCCAACGGCGCCATCGGATCTGAGCGAAAGGAAAAATCAGGCAAGGATCGCAAGTCTCCCGAGAGCCCGTTCCACAGCGCAACCCCCACCAGCGAGGATGGCTACTTCAGCTCGAAGCTAGCAGACGCTCGCTCCGGCCAAGTctccgcctcgtcctcgggcACGTCATCCCCCTCCGTGGCGGCCGTCGTGGCTGGCCAGGGTCCTGTGGCCCAAGCCCCTGAACGGCGCAAGACGCCGATGCTCGTGCTGTCTAGCGCTGAGAAACGGAAGACCCCCATCATGTAA
- a CDS encoding uncharacterized protein (ID:PFLUO_002138-T1.cds;~source:funannotate), producing the protein MCWTLPSPRLETSSSTSPGTDAIIAAAQGFLTALNSKSRVDFEKYCVRAGGMSLSPPAPTILRFCTIGSFVEHVASVTDEIDERIWDPEVKVHEAGNLAAVWAPFRAKINGVVDHVGVDLFILHRLNGEWKVTGLADSCQRPTEDEKLLD; encoded by the coding sequence ATGTGCTGGACACTACCATCTCCTCGGCTAGAAACCTCCTCATCTACCTCCCCAGGGACAGACGCCATAATCGCCGCGGCCCAGGGCTTCCTCACAGCACTAAACAGCAAATCCCGCGTCGACTTTGAAAAGTACTGCGTCCGAGCAGGTGGCATGTCCCTCTCGCCTCCAGCACCAACAATTCTGCGCTTTTGCACGATCGGGTCATTCGTTGAACACGTCGCCAGCGTTACAGACGAGATCGATGAACGCATCTGGGATCCAGAAGTGAAAGTGCACGAGGCTGGGAACCTTGCTGCGGTGTGGGCGCCGTTCCGAGCGAAAATCAACGGTGTCGTTGATCATGTTGGTGTGGACCTTTTTATCTTGCATAGATTGAATGGCGAGTGGAAGGTGACCGGGTTGGCGGATTCTTGTCAAAGGCCGActgaggatgagaagctgtTGGATTAA
- a CDS encoding uncharacterized protein (ID:PFLUO_002136-T1.cds;~source:funannotate) has protein sequence MAGMDSIYSATYSGVPVYEFKIANDSVMRRRADDWINATHILKAAGFDKPARTRILEREVQKGVHEKVQGGYGKYQGTWIPLPEGRVLAERNNILSKLTAIFDYVPGDRSPPPAPKHSSAPSKPRAPRKSAASRAAAKSEAVFNAVQPQRSMGPPTLPHDHYDMSAQFDDNESIERATIDSSSMVADEDMLQMSQHGGHSRKRKRGMNEEAAMSISEQEHIIYGDQLLDYFMTVGDAPEATRIPPPEPPGQFQVDRPIDDSGNTALHWACAMGDLEIVQDLLRRGADVKALSVHEETPLVRAVLFTNNYEKRTFPALLDLLLDTVSFRDWFGATLFHHIAETTRSKGKWKSSRYYCEVLLDKLSRTISQDEIDLLLSCQDSNGDTAALVAARNGAFRLVNMLLMHCPRAGDMVNKKGETTSSITQRSHNPEHDIMPAPSSVTMANDQLDGDTGGIEASDHPTIALLPDNSATSDLLSKIGTIMAEANQKLTVTYGNSKISHQDSDDVANPEALYEQLESDRQKIQNQVAALAAKEAEYEPSDSQVGRYEKLRAHYESLLEQLQHAKLSKLLNAGALRVSEVASSPSSSDLMARYKLARQLCNAQKARHEAVRDLAQQTADAGVSTKFDVHRKLVALATGLKEEELDPMAAELAETLEFDRFNGKGPSPEPERRPLKTESTTLPGPMSVDA, from the exons ATGGCGGGGATGGACTCGATCTACTCGGCCACCTATAGTGGT GTCCCCGTGTATGAATTCAAAATTGCCAACGATAGTGTGATGCGCAGGAGGGCGGATGACTGGATTAATGCGACCCATATCCTGAAAGCGGCGGGATTCGACAAGCCGGCAAGAACGAGAATTCTCGAAAGGGAGGTGCAGAAGGGCGTGCATGAGAAGGTGCAGGGTGGATACGGCAAATACCAGG GAACATGGATACCCCTCCCAGAAGGCCGCGTGCTAGCGGAACGCAACAATATCCTGAGCAAACTCACTGCCATCTTCGATTACGTGCCGGGAGATCGCAGCCCCCCACCCGCTCCAAAGCATTCATCTGCGCCATCCAAACCGAGAGCACCGAGAAAATCAGCCGCCAGTCGCGCCGCTGCAAAATCAGAGGCCGTCTTCAATGCTGTTCAGCCTCAACGAAGCATGGGCCCGCCAACCCTCCCGCATGATCACTACGATATGAGTGCCCAGTTTGATGACAACGAATCCATCGAGCGAGCCACCATCGATTCATCGTCCATGGTGGCAGATGAGGATATGCTTCAAATGTCTCAGCACGGCGGCCACTCACGAAAGCGGAAGCGCGGGATGAACGAGGAAGCGGCCATGTCCATCAGCGAACAAGAACACATCATTTACGGCGATCAACTGTTGGACTATTTTATGACCGTTGGGGACGCTCCAGAAGCCACTCGCATCCCGCCGCCGGAGCCACCGGGTCAATTCCAGGTTGACCGACCTATCGATGATTCGGGGAACACAGCCCTCCACTGGGCGTGCGCCATGGGTGACCTGGAGATCGTGCAGGATCTActccgacgaggagctgatGTCAAGGCACTGTCGGTTCATGAAGAGACCCCGCTTGTTCGCGCAGTTCTATTTACCAACAACTACGAAAAGAGAACATTCCCGGCCCTgttggatctgctgctggacACGGTCTCCTTCCGGGACTGGTTCGGCGCCACGCTTTTCCACCACATCGCCGAAACAACGAGGAGCAAAGGAAAATGGAAAAGCTCGCGGTACTACTGCGAGGTGCTGCTGGATAAGCTTTCTCGGACAATTTCCCAGGATGAGATCGATCTGCTGTTGTCATGTCAGGACTCCAACGGGGACACGGCCGCGCTCGTGGCCGCGCGCAATGGCGCTTTCCGCCTGGTGAACATGCTTCTCATGCACTGTCCTCGAGCGGGTGATATGGTGAATAAGAAAGGCGAAACGACCTCCAGCATCACGCAGCGGTCTCATAATCCCGAGCATGATATTATGCCTGCCCCGTCCTCGGTGACCATGGCAAATGATCAGTTGGACGGCGACACAGGTGGTATTGAAGCCTCGGATCACCCAACAATTGCTCTGCTGCCCGATAACTCTGCGACCTCTGACCTCCTTTCCAAGATTGGCACGATCATGGCGGAGGCGAACCAGAAGCTTACAGTCACTTACGGCAATTCCAAGATCAGCCACCAAGATTCCGATGATGTCGCCAACCCGGAGGCGCTGTATGAGCAACTGGAGTCTGATCGCCAGAAGATTCAGAATCAGGTTGCCGCCCtggcggccaaggaggccgagtACGAACCCAGCGATAGCCAGGTTGGCCGGTATGAAAAACTAAGGGCACACTACGAGTCCCTGCTTGAACAGCTGCAACATGCGAAGCTCTCCAAACTGCTTAATGCTGGGGCGCTGCGGGTGTCCGAGGTTgcttcctctccctcttcctccgacttGATGGCGCGGTATAAGCTAGCTCGACAGCTCTGCAATGCGCAAAAGGCGCGCCACGAGGCGGTTCGCGACCTCGCGCAGCAAACCGCAGACGCGGGTGTGAGCACCAAGTTCGACGTACACCGCAAGTTGGTGGCGCTGGCCACCGGTctcaaggaagaagagctggaccCGATGGcggccgagctggccgaAACCCTCGAGTTTGATCGGTTCAACGGCAAAGGCCCGTCGCCCGAACCGGAGCGTCGGCCATTAAAGACCGAGTCGACTACACTTCCTGGCCCGATGTCCGTGGATGCATGA
- a CDS encoding uncharacterized protein (ID:PFLUO_002135-T1.cds;~source:funannotate) has product MATLLNPPTMTNVFSSTPDGLLPTFEDPTGLWLNPLYTSQSDKGPLIQGLHEQKASTEMYPHANQEYKPQSQLAQKTRRYSKPYISRHDVSPERARHLERNRVAANKCRTKKKKEHKQIQSILECETAKHETLLAQVNVLNEEIWQLKNQIFEHATKCDDQQINLQLPLMPQNVLGANTDVMQCLSPTFSGSTRSGGSVGDGDSGVIESGALEDVADSKHVDYPDGLFDSFVDVLNM; this is encoded by the coding sequence ATGGCTACGCTGCTCAACCCCCCGACTATGACCAATGTCTTCTCGAGCACGCCAGATGGACTGCTGCCAACATTCGAAGATCCGACGGGCCTCTGGCTCAATCCTCTCTACACATCTCAGAGCGACAAAGGCCCGTTGATTCAAGGCTTGCACGAGCAAAAAGCTAGCACCGAAATGTATCCCCACGCAAACCAAGAATACAAGCCTCAATCGCAACTCGCCCAAAAGACCCGCCGATATTCGAAGCCCTACATCTCACGTCATGACGTCAGCCCCGAAAGGGCGAGACACCTCGAACGGAACCGCGTTGCAGCGAACAAATGccgcacgaagaagaaaaaggagcACAAGCAGATCCAAAGCATTCTAGAATGCGAAACTGCGAAACACGAGACCCTGTTGGCGCAAGTGAACGTGCTGAACGAAGAGATCTGGCAGCTCAAAAACCAGATATTTGAGCATGCAACTAAATGCGACGACCAGCAGATCAACCTACAGCTCCCGCTGATGCCTCAGAATGTGCTTGGAGCAAACACCGACGTGATGCAATGTCTGTCACCGACATTTTCGGGTAGTACGAGGTCCGGCGGGTCGGTCGGGGATGGAGATAGTGGTGTGATCGAGTCGGGCGCGCTTGAAGACGTCGCAGATTCTAAGCACGTGGACTATCCTGATGGCCTCTTTGATAGTTTCGTGGACGTGCTAAACATGTAA
- a CDS encoding uncharacterized protein (ID:PFLUO_002139-T1.cds;~source:funannotate), giving the protein MFRLAVSFLCFCAAAFAANSSPRATVRNGTYIGVRSTTYEQDFFLGMPYAQQPLGALRFTVPQSLNESWDGVHDAKEYSDICVGYGTDSIWYPQSEACLTLNVIRSSCVDENSKLPVGVWIHGGGFVEGSGRDQRYNTSAMVENSYRIGKPFLAVTLNYRLSAWGFISSSQVWGSGNTNLGLRDQRLALKWVQENIGAFGGDPDKVTIWGESSGAMSVGYHLTAYGGRDDKLFRAGIMESGGSISASPSNYTGFQPLYDNLTAQLNCSNVVDSLQCLRKVPFEQLNAVLNGTDGESEYSFGPVIDGDLVRNWGSIQLDRREFVKVPILMGSNTDEGTAFGPVGINTTEQFYEYLTDGGFGFQTPPSVASRILQLYPDIPSEGIPAFLGNKRVPSMGWEWRRTSAFAGDWTMHANRRRQCEVWSETGTTAYCYRFNVHSADVPLVDGATHFEEVSFVFHNIAGLGYHYGKPFAGVPQSYIDLSTMMTSMWASFIHDLDPNTGVVNRSVHWSVYDSDKPQDLFLNSNTSSHMEADTWRKEGIEYINSVAKAFWR; this is encoded by the exons ATGTTTCGACTGGCAGTCAgttttctttgcttttgtgCGGCAGCATTCGCAGCGAACTCGTCTCCGAGAGCGACGGTCCGTAATGGCACCTACATCGGGGTGCGAAGTACGACATACGAGCAGGATTTCTTCCTGGGTATGCCGTATGCACAGCAGCCGCTTGGGGCTTTGCGCTTTACGGTCCCGCAGTCGTTAAACGAGAGTTGGGACGGGGTGCATGATGCTAAAGAGTACTCGGATATCTGTGTTGGTTACGGG ACGGACTCGATCTGGTATCCTCAGTCTGAAGCATGCCTAACACTGAATGTCATCCGCAGCTCATGCGTTGATGAGAATTCCAAACTGCCCGTGGGTGTCTGGATCCACGGTGGTGGATTCGTTGAAGGGTCAGGCAGAGACCAGCGCTACAACACGTCTGCGATGGTTGAGAACTCGTACCGAATTG GGAAACCGTTCCTCGCCGTGACGCTCAACTACCGACTATCTGCCTGGGGGTTCATTAGCTCGAGCCAAGTCTGGGGATCGGGCAACACCAACCTGGGACTGCGCGATCAGAGACTCGCTCTCAAATGGGTTCAGGAGAACATTGGCGCTTTTGGCGGCGATCCGGACAAGGTAACCATCTGGGGCGAGTCCTCGGGTGCCATGTCCGTAGGCTATCACCTCACAGCATACGGCGGGCGCGACGACAAACTCTTCCGAGCGGGCATTATGGAGTCTGGAGGATCTATTAGTGCCAGCCCATCCAACTACACAGGCTTCCAACCCCTGTACGATAACCTGACAGCCCAGCTGAATTGCTCGAATGTGGTGGACTCGCTACAGTGTCTGCGTAAGGTTCCGTTTGAACAGCTCAATGCCGTTCTCAACGGTACAGATGGGGAATCTGAGTACAGCTTTGGGCCTGTGATTGATGGCGACTTGGTTCGCAATTGGGGAAGTATCCAGCTGGATAGGCGCGAGTTTGTCAAAGTGCCTATCCTCATGGGCAGCAACACGGATGAGGGTACTGCGTTTGGGCCGGTGGGAATAAACACTACGGAGCAGTTTTATGAGTATCTGACTG ATGGTGGTTTCGGGTTCCAAACGCCACCATCTGTGGCATCGCGCATCCTGCAACTATACCCCGACATCCCATCGGAAGGTATTCCCGCATTTCTAGGCAATAAACGCGTACCATCAATGGGATGGGAATGGCGCCGCACCAGCGCATTCGCAGGTGACTGGACAATGCACGCAAACCGACGGCGACAATGCGAGGTCTGGAGCGAGACGGGGACAACGGCATACTGCTACCGGTTCAACGTGCACTCAGCAGATGTACCATTGGTGGATGGCGCGACGCACTTTGAGGAAGTTTCCTTCGTTTTTCACAACATCGCAGGTCTGGGATATCACTACGGCAAGCCGTTTGCGGGCGTGCCGCAGTCGTATATCGATCTCAGTACGATGATGACCAGCATGTGGGCTTCGTTCATTCATGACCTCGACCCAAACACGGGTGTGGTCAATCGATCGGTCCACTGGAGTGTTTATGACAGTGACAAGCCGCAGGATCTTTTTCTGAATTCGAATACCTCTAGCCATATGGAGGCTGATACCTGGCGGAAGGAGGGGATCGAGTATATCAACTCGGTTGCCAAGGCTTTTTGGCGGTAG
- a CDS encoding uncharacterized protein (ID:PFLUO_002134-T1.cds;~source:funannotate) — translation MYRYGGGMAHHIVAPAEHYYLLPDNVSLETAALIEPLAVAWHAVKLSPFKVNDSVLVLGAGPIGIGVIQVLKLQGAKRIMVVELMDSRKKLAEHYGADNIFDPRKLDIPEEVFKVTEKKGVDVVFDTAGVEIALNGVIPACRVHGTIVNIAVWESSPNVKVNDLTYKEVNYMGAALYDEVSFKEVIRALDNGQLRPEKMVTAKIKLGEAVDKGFRELIDHRDLHCKILIDAQTS, via the exons ATGTATA GGTACGGTGGTGGCATGGCCCATCACATCGTCGCCCCGGCCGAACACTACTACCTACTGCCCGACAATGTCTCCCTCGAAACGGCAGCACTTATCGAACCGCTTGCGGTGGCCTGGCATGCAGTCAAGTTGTCTCCATTCAAAGTCAACGATAGTGTGCTGGTCTTGGGAGCTGGGCCGATTGGAATCGGAGTGATCCAAGTCCTCAAGCTGCAGGGCGCAAAGAGGATTATGGTTGTGGAGCTTATGGATAGCCGCAAAAAACTCGCCGAGCACTATGGTGCTGATAACATCTTTGATCCTCGCAAATTAGACATCCCAGAAGAGGTGTTTAAGGtgaccgagaagaagggcgtgGACGTTGTTTTCGACACGGCAGGCGTTGAAATTGCGCTCAACGGAGTTATACCGGCGTGCCGAGTCCATGGGACTATCGTCAACATCGCAGTTTGGGAGAGCAGTCCGAATGTCAAGGTCAATGATTTGACATACAAGGAAGTGAATTACATGGGTGCTGCTTTGTATGATGAGGTGTCGTTCAAGGAGGTGATTCGGGCATTGGACAACG GTCAGCTGAGGCCTGAAAAGATGGTTACAGCCAAGATCAAGCTGGGCGAGGCAGTGGATAAGGGATTCCGAGAGCTGATTGATCACCGAGATCTTCATTGTAAGATCCTTATTGATGCGCAAACGTCATAG
- a CDS encoding uncharacterized protein (ID:PFLUO_002137-T1.cds;~source:funannotate), giving the protein MGLLALGTALEWPEAKKKAPQVRQWGIEQLLANWNRAKGKERDALLWGDEVEYLVVALDDGERKSRLSLAQADILKSLARDEALWKTGSCNNNNNSEHDGEDPPHFHPEFGRFMLEATPGRPWGIGFKDLLKVESNMKWRREVAKAHMASNEFPITLTTFPRLGTKDDYIQPYYPPSGPALRSQFVPDEIANPHIRFPTLAANIRSRRGRKVELNVPIFKDANTPRPFKDPTVNYDLHKWPEDDDVRNGAAKDDHVYMDAMAFGMGSCCLQITFQAKNMTEGRRLYDQLSPLGPILLALTAATPIYKGFLVDTDVRWNQIGGAVDDRTREELGEAPLKNDRWRIPKSRYASNSTYISQDPRLRKEYLDPDLVVDEGIKKRLMDGGMDELLATHFAHLFIRDPLVIFSEDLEELDVNKADHFENLQSTNWQHMRFKPPPPESDIGWRVEFRSMEIQITDFENAAFSIFIVLITRAILSFDLSFYIPISRTTENMETAHARNAVLDQKFYFRKDPFPRRAPKNAPLPNGASAFSSATSSAVNTPPPSPPLGPVESEYELMTIADIVNGCSDGSFPGLIPLVESYLNSVNVDVETRCFLATYLDLIRKRADGTLWTGARWIREFVAKHPSYKHDSVVSEEICYDLVKAVEEMTGKEGQQGSVGWEMLRGRKT; this is encoded by the exons ATGGGTCTTTT AGCACTCGGCACCGCGCTGGAATGGCCAGAggcgaagaaaaaggcccCCCAGGTGCGCCAGTGGGGGATCGAG CAACTGCTCGCAAACTGGAATAGAGCAAAGGGCAAGGAGCGCGATGCTCTTCTGTGGGGTGACGAG GTCGAATATCTCGTGGTAGccctcgacgacggcgaAAGAAAATCCCGGCTCTCCCTCGCCCAAGCGGATATCCTCAAGTCACTTGCCCGAGACGAGGCTTTGTGGAAGACAGGCTCCtgcaataataataacaacaGTGAACA TGATGGCGAAGATCCGCCTCATTTTCACCCGGAATTTGGGAGGTTCATGCTGGAAGCGACTCCCGGTCGCCCGTGGGGCATTGGGTTTAAGGACCTGCTCAAGGTGGAATCCAACATGAAGTGGAG ACGAGAGGTCGCCAAAGCGCACATGGCATCCAACGAATTTCCGATTACTCTCACCACATTTCCACGCTTGGGAACCAAGGACGATTATATCCAGCCATACTATCCTCCGTCCGGCCCAGCGCTTCGCTCGCAGTTTGTTCCAGACGAGATTGCCAATCCCCACATCCGATTCCCCACTCTCGCAGCCAACATTCGATCACGACGGGGGCGAAAAGTGGAGCTGAATGTGCCTATATTCAAGGATGCTAATACGCCGCGACCCTTTAAGGACCCGACGGTCAATTACGATCTTCATAAATGGCccgaggatgacgatgtgcGCAATGGTGCTGCCAAGGATGATCACGTCTATATGGATGCCATGGCATTTGGAATGGGCAGTTGCTGTCTGCAAATCACCTTTCAGGCCAAGAATATGACGGAGGGCAGACGACTCTATGATCAGTTAAGCCCATTGGGCCCGATCCTGCTTGCTCTCACGGCGGCGACTCCCATTTACAAGGGCTTCCTCGTGGACACGGATGTACGGTGGAACCAAATCGGAGGAGCAGTCGATGACCGGACTCGTGAAGAACTTGGCGAAGCT CCTCTCAAGAATGATCGGTGGAGGATTCCCAAGTCCCGATATGCCTCGAACTCGACTTATATCTCACAAGACCCTCGGCTGCGGAAAGAGTACCTTGATCCAGATCTGGTCGTCGACGAGGGCATCAAGAAGCGGTTAATGGACGGCGGCATGGATGAACTGCTAGCCACGCACTTTGCAcacctcttcatccgcgACCCAttggtcatcttctccgaggatctggaggagCTCGACGTTAACAAGGCTGACCATTTCGAAAACCTACAATCCACTAATTGGCAGCACATGCGCTTCaagccaccgccaccagAGTCCGATATTGGCTGGAGAGTCGAGTTCCGGTCCATGGAGATCCAAATCACTGATTTCGAAAACGCCGCGTtcagcatcttcatcgtcctcatTACCCGAGCCATCTTGAGCTTCGATCTCAGTTTCTACATCCCCATCTCGCGGACCACCGAAAACATGGAGACAGCACATGCCCGCAATGCCGTCCTGGACCAGAAATTCTATTTCCGCAAGGATCCCTTCCCCCGACGAGCACCGAAGAACGCGCCTTTGCCGAATGGTGCTAGTGCTTTCTCCTCTGCGACATCTTCCGCCGTCAACACGCCGCCTCCCTCTCCGCCTCTCGGTCCCGTAGAGAGCGAGTACGAGCTCATGACTATCGCGGATATTGTCAACGGCTGCTCTGACGGGTCATTCCCGGGGCTGATTCCACTCGTGGAGTCGTACCTCAACAGTGTGAACGTAGACGTCGAGACCCGCTGCTTCTTAGCCACATATCTCGATCTCATCCGCAAGCGCGCTGACGGCACGCTCTGGACTGGCGCGCGATGGATCCGCGAATTCGTCGCCAAGCATCCATCCTACAAGCATGACAGCGTTGTATCTGAGGAAATATGCTATGATCTGGTGAAAGCGGTCGAAGAAATGACTGGCAAGGAGGGACAGCAGGGCTCCGTGGGGTGGGAGATGCTTCGCGGCAGAAAGACCTAG